A single Primulina eburnea isolate SZY01 chromosome 11, ASM2296580v1, whole genome shotgun sequence DNA region contains:
- the LOC140804717 gene encoding uncharacterized protein, whose protein sequence is MSEENGLPEKETSNESPRLWQAIGSISSLIALSHSTKVSASKWMSIRRRMEELLSILVTIENCESNDNFSLCITLESILATSSECDGLLKRCLELSYCGKLYMQSDLDIVYGKLDNHVKTLSDIHALGLVTQSYAIVVPKPGPSASKEDIRFYVQNLLSMLKIGSTVMKKHALVEFNESILEDERYVKIALSNKSFVNFLVHFLDSQESEIREAAAKAVRLIAGFQSYKTVLIDAGVIAPLIRVLESGNEPSQEFAARCLIKVTENSDNAWSVSAHGGVTALLKLCGKNGENGGELANLACGVLKNLIEIEEIKRFMVEEGAISLFLKLVRSKDEILQIASLDFLQNMAYSDASIREMIVQEDGIRILVRILDPKSSFSTKTREMALKGIMNLCFGSDTSLYVLMKSGFTDHALYFLRFGEISVRELALKASFWLCGTSEDAKKVMGDAGFMPVLVSFLESKSFQIRKIAAETLSNMVVVPKNRKRFVQNDQNVGILMQLLGPEDVNSGSKQPLLSILMSLTGSNIARKKISSSGYLKNIEKLAEAEVSDAKKLVRKLSSTKFRSILGGFWHS, encoded by the exons ATGAGTGAAGAAAATGGTCTGCCTGAAAAGGAAACATCAAATGAAAGCCCGAGACTATGGCAAGCAATCGGGTCGATCTCTTCCTTAATTGCGCTCTCACATTCAACCAAAGTCTCTGCTTCAAAATGGATGTCCATAAGAAGGAGGATGGAAGAGCTTTTATCCATCCTCGTTACCATCGAGAATTGTGAATCAAATGATAACTTTTCACTCTGTATCACTCTGGAGTCGATTTTAGCCACCAGTAGTGAATGCGATGGTCTTTTAAAGCGTTGTCTGGAACTTTCGTACTGTGGGAAGCTTTACATGCAAAGCGATCTTGATATTGTATATGGGAAGTTGGATAACCATGTGAAGACTCTTTCTGATATACATGCTCTGGGATTGGTGACGCAGAGCTATGCTATTGTAGTACCGAAGCCTGGGCCTTCGGCTTCGAAAGAGGACATAAGGTTTTATGTCCAGAATTTATTATCTATGCTAAAGATCGGAAGCACTGTTATGAAGAAACATGCCCTTGTTGAATTCAACGAATCCATTCTAGAAGATGAGAGATATGTAAAGATTGCG TTATCCAACAAGAGTTTTGTCAATTTTTTGGTGCATTTTCTTGATTCGCAAGAGAGTGAAATTCGAGAGGCGGCAGCAAAGGCGGTGCGCTTGATTGCGGGGTTTCAGTCCTACAAAACTGTGTTGATTGATGCAGGGGTAATTGCTCCATTGATTAGAGTGCTGGAGTCTGGAAATGAACCGAGTCAAGAATTTGCAGCAAGGTGTTTGATAAAGGTTACGGAGAATTCTGATAATGCGTGGTCTGTTTCTGCTCATGGTGGGGTGACAGCCCTGTTGAAACTCTGTGGCAAGAATGGTGAAAATGGGGGAGAATTGGCAAATTTGGCATGTGGGGTGTTGAAAAATCTTATTGAGATTGAAGAGATCAAGAGGTTTATGGTTGAGGAAGGGGCAATTTCTTTGTTCCTTAAGCTTGTAAGGTCTAAAGATGAAATTTTGCAGATAGCTTCACTTGATTTCTTGCAAAATATGGCTTACTCAGATGCATCAATCCGAGAAATGATCGTTCAAGAAGACGGAATCCGCATATTAGTGCGTATTTTGGATCCCAAATCCTCATTTTCGACCAAGACACGAGAGATGGCACTCAAAGGAATCATGAATTTATGCTTTGGATCAGATACTTCTTTATATGTGTTGATGAAATCTGGTTTTACAGATCACGCGCTTTACTTTCTCCGATTTGGGGAGATTTCCGTTCGAGAATTGGCACTAAAGGCATCGTTTTGGTTATGTGGGACGTCTGAGGATGCCAAGAAAGTGATGGGGGATGCAGGATTTATGCCTGTCCTCGTTAGCTTCCTCGAATCAAAATCATTCCAAATTCGCAAAATTGCAGCAGAGACACTATCTAACATGGTGGTTGTACCCAAAAACAGAAAAAGATTTGTGCAGAATGATCAAAATGTTGGCATATTGATGCAGCTACTCGGCCCGGAGGACGTTAATTCTGGTAGCAAACAGCCATTGCTTTCAATATTGATGTCGTTAACCGGTAGCAACATTGCAAGAAAAAAGATTTCAAGTTCAGGTTACTTAAAGAACATCGAAAAGCTGGCAGAAGCTGAGGTCTCAGATGCCAAAAAGCTCGTAAGAAAGCTGAGTTCCACTAAATTCCGCAGCATCTTGGGCGGATTCTGGCATTCTTGA